The sequence TGGCAGCACCCGTTCGCCGCCCGGCCCGCCCCCTCGGCACAGGTCCCCTTCGCGAGCTGAGCGCGGGCCCTCCCCCGTACCCCGCCCCTGCAATCGAAAGAAAATCGCTGTACGCGGCCACCTCCCGGGTGATGACCTTGTGCGAGCCGCCCGGCTCGCACGAGGCAGCGGGCGGCGGGGGAGAGGGGGGACGGCTGTGACCACCAAGAACATCCTGCTGTCCGGGATCGTCGGCTCGACCGCGTACGGCCTGGCCCGCGAAGGCTCGGACGTGGACCGGCTCGGCATGTTCGCCGCCCCCACCGAGGACCTCCACGGCCTGCACGGGCCGAAGGAGTCCCACGTCACGACCATGCCCGACAGCACCCTCCATGAGGCGGCCAAGTGGTGCCGGCTCGCCCTGGGCGGCAATCCGACCGTGACGGAACTGGTGTGGCTGCCCGACGAGTTGTACGAGGTCCGCACACCGCTCGGTGACGAACTGATCGGCATCCGCACGACCCTGCTCTCCGCGAAACGGGTCCGCGACGCCTATCTCGGTTACGCCACCCAGCAGTTCAAGCGGCTCTACGACCGCGGCGACAACTCCTTCTCCGCGGACAGCCGCAGGCGCACGGCCAAGCACGCCAGACATCTGCGGCGCCTGTGCCACCAGGGCTTCGAGCTGTACGCCACCGGTGCCCTGACCATCCGCGTCGAGGACCCGGACGACTACCACCGCTTCGGCGAACAGGTGGCGGCCGACGCCATGACCGCGCTGCCCCTGCTCCAGCGCTACGAGGCGGCCTTCGACGAGACCCCCAGCGCCCTGCCGGAACAGGCCGACGAGGCTCCCGTCGAGGCATGGCTGCGCCGGGTCCGCGCCCACTACTACACGCGGCCCGGGGCCTGACCGGCCCGCTCGCACGCTGAACCGTGGCGCGGCCCTCTCCCGGACCGGCCTGCTCGTTCCGGCTCTGATCGGCGCGGGCACCAGGCGCCCGCGCCGAATCGGCTCACACGCTCAGCGCCTCCCGCACCGACCGCTCGGCCTCCTGGCCCCCCTCGCCCGACGACGTGACCCGCCCCGCCTCCAGGACGTAGTAGCGCTGCGCCGCCCGCATCGCGAAGCCCACGTGCTGCTCCACCAGGAGTACGGAGAGTCCGCCGCGCGCGGCCAGGGCGAGGATCGTCTCCTCGATCTCCGCCACGACCGAGGGCTGGATGCCCTCGGTCGGTTCGTCCAGCAGCAGGATCCGAGGGTCCGTCACCAGCGCTCGCGCGATGGCCAGTTGCTGTCGCTGTCCGCCCGAGAGCAGACCCGCGCGCCGCGTCGACAGGGTGCGCAGCACCGGGAAGAGGTCCAGCGCCTCCGCGATCGCCGCCCCGCCACGCCTGCGGCCGTCGGCGACGAGCTGGAGGTTCTCCGCCGTCGTGAGGTGGGGAAAGACCTGCTGTCCCTGCGGTACGTACGCCATACCGCGCGCCACCCGCTCGTGCGGCTTGCGGCGGGTGATGTCCTCGCCGTCGAGCCGGATCGCGCCGCTGGACGGAGTGAGCAGCCCGACGGCCGCCCGCAGCAGTGTGCTCTTGCCCGCGCCGTTGTGTCCGAGCACCGCCGCGACGCCGTCGTCCGGCACGTCGACCCGGACTCCGTGCAGGACGACACTGCGGTGGTAGCCGACCCGGACGTCGTCGATCTCCAGCTTCATACGCCTCGCACCTCCTGTACGGCCGCGCCCGCCGCAGCACCGTCGGCCGACCCCGGCCGGAGCTGAGGCTCCGGCTCGTCCGGCAGTGCCGGCTCGGCGTCACCGACGGCCGCGTGCCCGAGGTACACCTCCTGCACCTTGGGGTCGGCCTGCACCTCGGCCACGGTCCCCTCGCTGAGCACCTTGCCCGCGTGCAGCACACTGACGCTGCGCGCGAAGGACCGCATGAAGTCCATGTCGTGCTCGATGACGACCACGGTCCGCTCCTCGCTGATGTGCTCCAACAGCTCGCCGGTGGCCTGCCGTTCGTCGTGGCTCATCCCGGCCACCGGCTCGTCGAGCAGCAGCAGCCGTACGTCCTGCACGAGCAGCATGCCGATCTCCAGCCACTGCTTCTGGCCGTGGGCGAGCGTGCCGGCGAGGCTGTCGGCCAGGTCCGTGAGCCCGACCGTCTCCAGCGCGTGCGCGACGGGCTCCGGCACGCCCTTGCGGCGCCGCAGCATCGTCAGCATGCCGCGTCCGGCACCGGCGGCGATGTCCAGGTTCTGCAGGACCGTCAACTCCTCGAAGACGGTGGCGGTCTGGAACGTCCGGCCGATGCCCGACCGGGCGATCCGGTGCACGCTCCGGCCGAGCAGTTCCTCGCCCCCGAAGAGGACCGAGCCCTGCGCCTTCACCAGCCCGGTGACGGCGTCGACGAGCGTGGTCTTGCCCGCGCCGTTCGGTCCGATCAGGAAGCGCAGGTCGCCCGGCCGCACGTCGAGGTCCACACCGCCGACCGCGGTGAACCCGTCGAAGGACACCCGCAGCCCGCGTATCTCAAGCCCGGAAAGCTCGCTCATACCGTTCCTCCAAGTGGCAGGGCAGGCGCCTTCTCCCCGCCGGCGTTCGCGCTCGCGCCGCCCTTGCCGACATCCCCACTCATGTCGCCGTCGCCGTCGCCGTCGCCGTCGTAGTCGCCGTCCCCGCCCGCGTGCGCCGCCCTGCGCCTCCGCACGACCCCGGCCAGCGAGACGAGACCGCCCGGCAGGAACGCCAGGGCCACGATGAACAGCAGTCCCTGGAAGTACGTCCAGGCCGCCGGGAACTCCTCCGACAGGGCCGTCTTCGCCCAGGCCACCCCGATCGCGCCCAGTACCGCCCCGGCGAGGCTCGCCCGGCCGCCGACCGCGGCGCCGATGACGAACTCGATCGACGGCACGATGCCGATCATCGCGGGGGAGATGATGCCGACCGCGGGCACGAACAGCGCCCCCGCGAGCCCAGCCGTACCGGCCGCCACCACGTACGCGACGAGCTTCACGTTCGCCGGGTCGTACCCGAGGAAACGCACCCGCTCCTCCGAGTCCCGTACGGCCACGAGGAGTTCGCCGTAACGGCTGTGGAT is a genomic window of Streptomyces sp. NBC_00414 containing:
- a CDS encoding nucleotidyltransferase domain-containing protein; translation: MTTKNILLSGIVGSTAYGLAREGSDVDRLGMFAAPTEDLHGLHGPKESHVTTMPDSTLHEAAKWCRLALGGNPTVTELVWLPDELYEVRTPLGDELIGIRTTLLSAKRVRDAYLGYATQQFKRLYDRGDNSFSADSRRRTAKHARHLRRLCHQGFELYATGALTIRVEDPDDYHRFGEQVAADAMTALPLLQRYEAAFDETPSALPEQADEAPVEAWLRRVRAHYYTRPGA
- the urtE gene encoding urea ABC transporter ATP-binding subunit UrtE gives rise to the protein MKLEIDDVRVGYHRSVVLHGVRVDVPDDGVAAVLGHNGAGKSTLLRAAVGLLTPSSGAIRLDGEDITRRKPHERVARGMAYVPQGQQVFPHLTTAENLQLVADGRRRGGAAIAEALDLFPVLRTLSTRRAGLLSGGQRQQLAIARALVTDPRILLLDEPTEGIQPSVVAEIEETILALAARGGLSVLLVEQHVGFAMRAAQRYYVLEAGRVTSSGEGGQEAERSVREALSV
- the urtD gene encoding urea ABC transporter ATP-binding protein UrtD, with the protein product MSELSGLEIRGLRVSFDGFTAVGGVDLDVRPGDLRFLIGPNGAGKTTLVDAVTGLVKAQGSVLFGGEELLGRSVHRIARSGIGRTFQTATVFEELTVLQNLDIAAGAGRGMLTMLRRRKGVPEPVAHALETVGLTDLADSLAGTLAHGQKQWLEIGMLLVQDVRLLLLDEPVAGMSHDERQATGELLEHISEERTVVVIEHDMDFMRSFARSVSVLHAGKVLSEGTVAEVQADPKVQEVYLGHAAVGDAEPALPDEPEPQLRPGSADGAAAGAAVQEVRGV